A window from Streptomyces subrutilus encodes these proteins:
- the rapZ gene encoding RNase adapter RapZ, which translates to MTEHETTHDRDGAQVSTGTTVEPGETAEAAIPELVIISGMSGAGRSTAAKCLEDLGWFVVDNLPPALIPTMVELGARSQGNVARIAVVVDVRGRQFFDALRESLADLDSKGVTRRIVFLESSDDALVRRFESVRRPHPLQGDGRITDGIAAERDLLRELRGDADLVIDTSSLNVHELRAKMDAQFAGDEEPELRATVMSFGYKYGLPVDADLVVDCRFIPNPHWVPELRPFTGLNEEVSGYVFSQPGAKEFLDRYTELLQLIATGYRREGKRYVTIAVGCTGGKHRSVAMSEKLAARLASEGVETVVVHRDMGRE; encoded by the coding sequence ATGACCGAGCACGAGACCACGCACGACCGAGACGGAGCACAGGTGAGTACGGGCACGACAGTGGAGCCCGGTGAGACCGCCGAGGCGGCCATCCCCGAGCTGGTGATCATCTCCGGCATGTCCGGGGCCGGCCGCAGTACGGCCGCCAAGTGTCTGGAGGACCTCGGCTGGTTCGTCGTCGACAACCTCCCGCCGGCGCTGATCCCCACCATGGTGGAGCTCGGCGCCCGCTCCCAGGGCAACGTGGCGCGCATCGCCGTCGTCGTCGACGTGCGCGGCCGCCAGTTCTTCGACGCCCTGCGCGAATCCCTCGCCGACCTCGACAGCAAGGGCGTCACCCGGCGCATCGTCTTCCTGGAGTCCTCCGACGACGCCCTGGTCCGCCGCTTCGAGTCGGTCCGCCGCCCGCACCCCCTGCAGGGCGACGGGCGCATCACCGACGGCATCGCCGCCGAGCGCGACCTGCTGCGCGAGCTGCGCGGGGACGCCGACCTGGTGATCGACACCTCCAGCCTGAACGTGCACGAACTGCGCGCCAAGATGGACGCCCAGTTCGCCGGCGACGAGGAGCCCGAGCTGCGGGCCACCGTCATGTCCTTCGGCTACAAGTACGGCCTGCCCGTCGACGCCGACCTCGTCGTCGACTGCCGCTTCATCCCCAACCCGCACTGGGTCCCGGAGCTGCGCCCCTTCACCGGGCTCAACGAGGAGGTCTCGGGCTACGTCTTCAGCCAGCCCGGGGCCAAGGAGTTCCTGGACCGCTACACCGAGCTGCTCCAGCTCATCGCCACCGGCTACCGCCGCGAGGGCAAGCGCTACGTGACCATCGCGGTCGGCTGCACGGGCGGCAAGCACCGCAGCGTGGCCATGTCCGAGAAGCTCGCCGCCCGCCTCGCCTCCGAGGGAGTCGAGACCGTCGTCGTGCACCGGGACATGGGGCGCGAGTGA
- a CDS encoding M14 family metallopeptidase, with amino-acid sequence MRHRARSILAASALVFASTLAALPAAAQAQPAAGAGSGSPPAADEVRVYDADITREQVPLVLAAGQDAHELSERAPETGTASVELFLTAGQAGQLAAAGVKLAERTVSADRSARAAAGDGVFRPYSGKGGLQEEILRTAREHPGLTKVVSIGKTVRGKDILALKVSKDAKKTRDGAKPSVLYMSNQHAREWITPEMTRRLMHRTLDTYGKDPRTTRLVDSSELWFLLSANPDGYDYTFAPDGDRLWRKNLRDNNGDGRITAGDGVDLNRNFAYKWGYDNEGSSPNQAGETYRGPKASSEPETEALDRFEKRIGFEYAVNYHSAAELLLYGVGWQVATPTPDDVAYKALAGTPENPAVPGYYPQVSSELYTTNGEADGHASNVNGVMMFTPEMTTCQTASASDPNDRWKPEDCASGFNFPDDEKLIQAEFAKNVAFALAVGESAAHPDRPSSPVGLSAADFTTDPFTTSYAARGEDQSVSVTARRSLRDKELNFRINGGRTHDEDLKAWKGGEVYGGEDNNWFDEYRAEVGGARPGDRVEVWFTGRDGSGKRVSSEHFTYTVAERPRADVLVIAEEGAPAQHARTYVDALRANGRSAAVWDVATQGAPHHLGVLSHFRTAVHYTGAKTPGGDTQLAVRDFLNEGGKLIEAGELAGGNAQVGRAVTNDFSQYWLGAYGRTATPGATGFTGAGALAGARGGLGDAAGNPLNAPGSYTVTSETLAPAQFPQFKSVQAGRFDGVANPYAPYAGSGMASALHTDDDWKRLTRTVDLTGVTAADAPQLKLALNWNTEEGYDHAVLEAHTAGADDWTTLPDTGGLSSAAVPEECAAGFFVNDHPFLRRYLTLDSGGCTAQGTSGSWNSFTGSSGGWKQVSFDLSAYAGRQVELSLSYVTDPGSGGRGVFADQARLSVGGADRDVEGFETSLGAWSAQGAPAGSPDVPGDWSRSGELFRSYAAVTTRDTVLLGFGLEHLPAAADRSVLVGKALRTLNR; translated from the coding sequence ATGAGGCACCGCGCGAGATCGATCCTCGCCGCAAGCGCACTCGTCTTCGCAAGCACGCTCGCCGCACTACCCGCGGCGGCCCAGGCCCAGCCCGCCGCCGGCGCCGGTTCCGGCTCCCCACCCGCCGCCGACGAGGTGCGGGTCTACGACGCCGACATCACCCGCGAGCAGGTCCCGCTGGTCCTCGCCGCGGGCCAGGACGCCCACGAGCTCTCCGAGCGCGCCCCGGAGACCGGCACCGCCTCCGTCGAGCTGTTCCTCACCGCCGGCCAGGCCGGGCAGCTCGCGGCCGCCGGCGTCAAGCTCGCCGAGCGCACGGTGTCCGCCGACCGGTCGGCCCGGGCGGCCGCCGGGGACGGCGTCTTCCGCCCGTACAGCGGCAAGGGCGGCCTCCAGGAGGAGATCCTGCGGACCGCGCGGGAGCACCCCGGCCTCACCAAGGTCGTCTCCATCGGCAAGACCGTCCGGGGCAAGGACATCCTCGCCCTCAAGGTCAGCAAGGACGCCAAGAAGACCAGGGACGGCGCCAAGCCCTCCGTGCTCTACATGTCCAACCAGCACGCCCGCGAGTGGATCACCCCGGAGATGACCCGGCGGCTGATGCACCGGACGCTCGACACCTACGGCAAGGACCCCCGCACCACCAGGCTGGTCGACTCCAGCGAGCTGTGGTTCCTGCTCTCCGCCAACCCCGACGGGTACGACTACACCTTCGCCCCCGACGGCGACCGGCTGTGGCGCAAGAACCTGCGCGACAACAACGGCGACGGCAGGATCACGGCGGGCGACGGGGTCGACCTCAACCGCAACTTCGCCTACAAGTGGGGCTACGACAACGAGGGCTCCTCGCCCAACCAGGCCGGCGAGACCTACCGCGGCCCCAAGGCCTCCTCCGAGCCGGAGACCGAGGCCCTCGACCGCTTCGAGAAGCGCATCGGCTTCGAGTACGCCGTCAACTACCACTCCGCCGCCGAACTGCTGCTCTACGGCGTCGGCTGGCAGGTGGCCACCCCCACCCCCGACGACGTCGCCTACAAGGCGCTCGCCGGCACCCCGGAGAACCCCGCGGTCCCCGGCTACTACCCGCAGGTCTCCTCCGAGCTCTACACCACCAACGGCGAGGCCGACGGGCACGCCTCCAACGTCAACGGCGTCATGATGTTCACGCCGGAGATGACCACCTGCCAGACGGCCTCCGCGAGCGACCCGAACGACCGCTGGAAGCCCGAGGACTGCGCCTCCGGCTTCAACTTCCCGGACGACGAGAAACTGATCCAGGCCGAGTTCGCCAAGAACGTCGCCTTCGCCCTCGCCGTCGGCGAGAGCGCCGCCCACCCCGACCGCCCGTCCTCCCCGGTCGGGCTCAGCGCCGCCGACTTCACCACGGACCCCTTCACCACCTCCTACGCGGCCCGCGGCGAGGACCAGAGCGTCTCCGTCACGGCCCGCAGGTCGCTGCGCGACAAGGAGCTGAACTTCCGGATCAACGGTGGTCGCACGCACGACGAGGACCTCAAGGCCTGGAAGGGCGGAGAGGTCTACGGCGGCGAGGACAACAACTGGTTCGACGAGTACCGGGCCGAGGTCGGCGGCGCCCGGCCCGGCGACAGGGTCGAGGTCTGGTTCACCGGCCGCGACGGCTCCGGCAAGCGGGTCTCCAGCGAGCACTTCACCTACACCGTGGCCGAGCGGCCGCGCGCCGACGTGCTCGTCATCGCCGAGGAGGGCGCCCCGGCCCAGCACGCCCGGACGTACGTGGACGCCCTGCGCGCCAACGGCAGGTCCGCCGCCGTCTGGGACGTCGCCACCCAGGGCGCCCCGCACCACCTCGGGGTGCTCTCCCACTTCCGCACGGCCGTCCACTACACGGGGGCCAAGACGCCCGGCGGCGACACCCAGCTCGCCGTCCGGGACTTCCTCAACGAGGGCGGCAAGCTGATCGAGGCCGGTGAGCTGGCCGGCGGCAACGCCCAGGTCGGCCGCGCCGTGACCAACGACTTCAGCCAGTACTGGCTCGGCGCCTACGGCCGCACCGCCACGCCCGGAGCCACCGGCTTCACCGGTGCGGGCGCCCTCGCCGGCGCCCGGGGCGGCCTCGGCGACGCCGCGGGCAACCCGCTGAACGCCCCCGGCTCCTACACCGTGACCTCCGAGACCCTCGCTCCGGCGCAGTTCCCGCAGTTCAAGAGCGTGCAGGCGGGCCGGTTCGACGGCGTGGCCAATCCGTACGCCCCGTACGCGGGCAGCGGCATGGCATCGGCCCTGCACACCGACGACGACTGGAAGCGGCTCACCCGCACCGTCGACCTCACCGGCGTCACCGCGGCCGACGCACCGCAGCTGAAGCTCGCGCTGAACTGGAACACCGAGGAGGGCTACGACCACGCCGTCCTGGAGGCCCACACGGCCGGCGCCGACGACTGGACCACCCTGCCCGACACGGGCGGCCTCAGCAGCGCCGCCGTTCCCGAGGAGTGCGCGGCCGGGTTCTTCGTGAACGACCACCCCTTCCTGCGCCGCTACCTCACGCTGGACTCCGGCGGCTGCACCGCACAGGGCACCAGCGGGTCGTGGAACAGCTTCACCGGGTCCTCCGGCGGCTGGAAGCAGGTCTCCTTCGACCTGAGCGCCTACGCGGGCAGGCAGGTCGAGCTCTCCCTCTCCTACGTCACCGACCCGGGCTCGGGCGGCCGCGGCGTCTTCGCGGACCAGGCCCGGCTGTCCGTCGGCGGCGCCGACCGGGACGTCGAGGGCTTCGAGACCTCCCTCGGGGCCTGGAGCGCGCAGGGCGCCCCTGCCGGAAGCCCCGATGTTCCGGGCGATTGGTCCCGGTCGGGAGAGCTCTTCCGGTCCTACGCGGCGGTGACTACGCGTGACACCGTCCTCCTCGGCTTCGGCCTGGAGCACCTGCCGGCGGCGGCGGACCGCTCCGTACTCGTCGGTAAGGCGCTACGCACACTGAACCGCTGA
- a CDS encoding phosphoglycerate kinase yields the protein MKTIDELLAEGVAGKRVFVRADLNVPLADGKITDDGRIRAVQPTIAKLAEAGARVIVASHLGRPKGAPDPAFSLAPAAARLGELLGTDVAFATDTVGASAKETVAALADGRVAVIENLRFNAGETAKDDAERGAFADQLAELADVYVGDGFGAVHRKHASVFDLPARLPHAAGYLIATEIGVLKKLTDEVKRPYVVILGGAKVSDKLAVIDQLLGKADRLLIGGGMAYTFLYAKGHEVGISLLQKDQVDVVKEYMERAEKNGVELVLPVDILASTEFPDLKGKTPADFVTVDADKIPADQEGLDIGPRTRELYASKIADAETVFWNGPLGVFEHPDYAGGTRAIAQALVDSDAFTVVGGGDSAAAVRTLGFDENAFGHISTGGGASLEYLEGKTLPGIAALEV from the coding sequence ATGAAGACGATCGACGAACTTCTCGCCGAGGGCGTCGCCGGCAAGCGGGTCTTCGTCCGGGCGGACCTCAACGTCCCGCTCGCCGACGGCAAGATCACCGACGACGGCCGCATCCGCGCCGTGCAGCCGACCATCGCCAAGCTGGCCGAGGCCGGCGCCCGCGTGATCGTCGCCTCGCACCTGGGCCGCCCGAAGGGCGCCCCGGACCCGGCCTTCTCGCTCGCCCCGGCCGCCGCGCGCCTCGGCGAGCTCCTCGGCACGGACGTCGCGTTCGCCACCGACACCGTCGGCGCCTCCGCCAAGGAGACCGTCGCCGCCCTCGCCGACGGCCGGGTCGCCGTCATCGAGAACCTGCGCTTCAACGCCGGTGAGACCGCGAAGGACGACGCCGAGCGCGGCGCCTTCGCCGACCAGCTCGCGGAGCTCGCCGACGTCTACGTCGGCGACGGCTTCGGCGCTGTCCACCGCAAGCACGCCTCGGTCTTCGACCTGCCCGCGCGCCTCCCGCACGCGGCCGGGTACCTCATCGCCACCGAGATCGGCGTCCTGAAGAAGCTGACCGACGAGGTCAAGCGCCCCTACGTCGTCATCCTCGGCGGCGCGAAGGTCTCCGACAAGCTGGCCGTCATCGACCAGCTGCTCGGCAAGGCCGACCGCCTCCTCATCGGCGGCGGCATGGCCTACACCTTCCTCTACGCCAAGGGCCACGAGGTCGGCATCTCCCTGCTCCAGAAGGACCAGGTGGACGTCGTCAAGGAATACATGGAGCGCGCCGAGAAGAACGGCGTCGAGCTGGTCCTGCCGGTCGACATCCTCGCCTCCACGGAGTTCCCCGACCTCAAGGGCAAGACCCCGGCGGACTTCGTCACCGTCGACGCGGACAAGATCCCCGCCGACCAGGAGGGCCTGGACATCGGCCCCCGGACCCGCGAGCTCTACGCGTCGAAGATCGCCGACGCCGAGACCGTGTTCTGGAACGGTCCCCTGGGCGTCTTCGAGCACCCCGACTACGCCGGCGGCACCCGCGCCATCGCGCAGGCCCTCGTCGACAGCGACGCGTTCACCGTGGTCGGCGGCGGCGACTCCGCCGCGGCCGTGCGCACGCTCGGCTTCGACGAGAACGCTTTCGGCCACATTTCCACCGGCGGCGGCGCCTCCCTCGAATACCTCGAGGGCAAGACGCTCCCCGGTATCGCCGCACTGGAGGTCTGA
- the whiA gene encoding DNA-binding protein WhiA — protein sequence MAMTPAVKDEISRLPVTRTCCRKAEVSAILRFAGGLHLVSGRIVIEAELDTGIAARRLRKDILEIFGHSSDLVVMAPGGLRRGSRYVVRVVAGGDQLARQTGLVDGRGRPIRGLPPQVVSGATCDAEAAWRGAFLAHGSLTEPGRSSSLEVTCPGPEAALALVGAARRLSIAAKAREVRGVDRVVVRDGDAIGALLTRLGAHESVLAWEERRMRREVRATANRLANFDDANLRRSARAAVAAGARVQRALEILGEEVPEHLAAAGRLRMEHKQASLEELGALADPPLTKDAVAGRIRRLLAMADKRAQDLGIPGTESNLDLSEEMADNMAG from the coding sequence ATGGCGATGACGCCTGCGGTGAAGGACGAGATCTCTCGTCTGCCCGTCACCCGGACCTGCTGCAGGAAGGCCGAGGTCTCGGCGATCCTCCGGTTCGCCGGTGGCCTGCACCTGGTGAGCGGCCGCATCGTCATCGAGGCGGAGCTGGACACCGGCATCGCCGCCCGAAGACTGCGCAAGGACATCCTGGAGATCTTCGGGCACTCCTCCGACCTCGTGGTCATGGCCCCCGGCGGCCTGCGCCGCGGCAGCCGCTACGTGGTCCGGGTCGTCGCCGGGGGTGACCAGCTCGCCCGCCAGACGGGCCTCGTGGACGGCCGCGGCCGCCCGATCAGGGGCCTGCCGCCCCAGGTGGTCTCCGGGGCCACCTGCGACGCCGAGGCGGCCTGGCGCGGCGCCTTCCTGGCCCACGGCTCGCTCACCGAACCCGGCCGGTCCTCCTCGCTGGAGGTCACCTGCCCCGGCCCGGAGGCCGCCCTGGCCCTGGTCGGAGCCGCCCGCCGGCTCTCCATCGCCGCCAAGGCCCGCGAGGTGCGCGGGGTGGACCGCGTCGTGGTCCGCGACGGCGACGCGATCGGCGCGCTGCTGACCCGGCTCGGCGCCCACGAGTCGGTGCTCGCCTGGGAGGAGCGGCGGATGCGGCGCGAGGTGCGCGCCACCGCCAACCGCCTGGCCAACTTCGACGACGCCAACCTGCGCCGTTCGGCGCGGGCCGCGGTGGCCGCCGGCGCCCGCGTGCAGCGGGCGCTGGAGATCCTGGGCGAGGAGGTCCCCGAGCACCTCGCCGCGGCCGGCCGGCTGCGCATGGAGCACAAGCAGGCCTCGCTGGAGGAGCTGGGCGCGCTCGCCGACCCGCCGCTGACCAAGGACGCCGTCGCGGGCCGGATCCGGCGCCTGCTGGCCATGGCCGACAAGCGCGCCCAGGACCTCGGCATCCCGGGCACGGAGTCGAACCTGGACCTCAGCGAGGAGATGGCCGACAACATGGCCGGATAG
- the gap gene encoding type I glyceraldehyde-3-phosphate dehydrogenase — MTIRVGINGFGRIGRNYFRALLEQGADIEIVGVNDLTDNATLVHLLKYDTILGRLKAEVSHTADTITVGGNTFKTFAERDPANLPWGELGADIVIESTGIFTKKADAAKHIAAGAKKVLISAPAKDEDITIVMGVNQDKYDAANHHVISNASCTTNCVAPMAKVLLENFGIVKGMMTTVHAYTNDQRILDFPHSDLRRARAAAENIIPTTTGAAKATALVIPELAGKLDGIAMRVPVPTGSVTDLVIELEREVTRDEVNAAFQKAAEGQLKGILDYTEDAIVSSDIVNWPASCTFDSSLTMVQGKSVKVIGWYDNEWGYSNRLVDLTVFVGGQL; from the coding sequence GTGACGATCCGCGTAGGCATCAACGGTTTTGGCCGAATTGGCCGCAACTACTTCCGGGCGCTCCTGGAGCAGGGAGCGGACATCGAGATCGTCGGTGTCAACGACCTGACTGACAACGCGACCCTGGTGCACCTGCTCAAGTACGACACCATCCTGGGCCGCCTCAAGGCCGAGGTCTCCCACACCGCCGACACCATCACGGTCGGTGGCAACACCTTCAAGACCTTCGCCGAGCGCGACCCCGCGAACCTCCCCTGGGGCGAGCTGGGCGCGGACATCGTGATCGAGTCCACCGGCATCTTCACCAAGAAGGCCGACGCCGCCAAGCACATCGCGGCGGGCGCGAAGAAGGTCCTCATCTCGGCTCCGGCCAAGGACGAGGACATCACCATCGTGATGGGCGTCAACCAGGACAAGTACGACGCGGCCAACCACCACGTCATCTCCAACGCCTCCTGCACCACCAACTGCGTGGCGCCGATGGCCAAGGTCCTCCTGGAGAACTTCGGCATCGTCAAGGGCATGATGACGACGGTCCACGCGTACACGAACGACCAGCGCATCCTGGACTTCCCGCACTCGGACCTGCGCCGCGCCCGCGCCGCAGCGGAGAACATCATCCCGACCACCACCGGTGCCGCCAAGGCCACCGCGCTGGTCATCCCGGAGCTCGCCGGCAAGCTCGACGGCATCGCGATGCGCGTCCCGGTCCCGACCGGTTCCGTGACCGACCTCGTCATCGAGCTGGAGCGCGAGGTCACCCGGGACGAGGTGAACGCGGCGTTCCAGAAGGCGGCCGAGGGCCAGCTCAAGGGCATCCTCGACTACACCGAGGACGCGATCGTCTCCTCCGACATCGTGAACTGGCCGGCGTCCTGCACCTTCGACTCCTCCCTGACCATGGTCCAGGGCAAGAGCGTCAAGGTCATCGGCTGGTACGACAACGAGTGGGGCTACTCCAACCGCCTCGTCGACCTGACCGTCTTCGTCGGCGGCCAGCTCTAA
- a CDS encoding gluconeogenesis factor YvcK family protein, which translates to MTPRTPRLSRLRRLTPGRGEDGAGRRAGRRRGATPKVVALGGGQGLSASLAALRRITGDLTAVVTVADDGGSSGRLREELGVLPPGDLRKALAALCGDDDWGQTWARVIQHRFQSQGDLHGHAVGNLLIVALWEQLGDPVQALDLVGRLLGAHGRVLPMSAVPLELQALVKGHDPDRPEDVDTVRGQATVALTPGEVLSVQVVPSDPPAVPEAVAAVLDADWVVLGPGSWFSSVIPHLLVPELLDALVQTKARRVLSLNLAPQPGETEGFSPQRHLEVLARHAPKLALDVVLADEAAVPDRESLSDAAKRFGAAVELAPVARQDGSPKHDPELLAAAYDRIFRMHGRIGPWR; encoded by the coding sequence GTGACCCCACGGACCCCCCGGCTCAGCCGCCTGCGCCGCCTCACCCCGGGACGGGGCGAGGACGGCGCGGGCCGCCGCGCCGGCCGACGGCGCGGCGCCACCCCCAAGGTGGTCGCGCTCGGCGGCGGCCAGGGCCTCTCGGCCTCCCTCGCCGCACTGCGCCGGATCACCGGCGACCTCACCGCCGTGGTCACCGTCGCCGACGACGGCGGCTCCAGTGGCCGGCTCCGGGAGGAGCTCGGCGTCCTGCCCCCCGGCGACCTGCGCAAGGCCCTGGCCGCGCTCTGCGGCGACGACGACTGGGGCCAGACCTGGGCGCGGGTCATCCAGCACCGCTTCCAGTCCCAGGGCGACCTGCACGGGCACGCCGTCGGCAACCTGCTGATCGTCGCCCTGTGGGAGCAGCTCGGGGACCCGGTGCAGGCCCTGGACCTCGTGGGCCGGCTGCTCGGCGCCCACGGCCGGGTGCTGCCGATGTCGGCGGTCCCGCTGGAGCTCCAGGCGCTGGTCAAGGGCCACGACCCGGACCGCCCCGAGGACGTGGACACCGTCCGCGGACAGGCCACGGTGGCCCTGACCCCGGGCGAGGTGCTCTCCGTCCAGGTCGTGCCGAGCGACCCGCCGGCCGTCCCGGAGGCCGTCGCGGCCGTCCTGGACGCCGACTGGGTGGTGCTCGGCCCCGGGTCCTGGTTCTCCTCGGTGATCCCGCACCTGCTGGTGCCGGAACTGCTCGACGCGCTCGTCCAGACGAAGGCCCGGCGGGTGCTGTCGCTGAACCTCGCGCCGCAGCCCGGCGAAACCGAGGGCTTCTCTCCGCAGCGTCATTTGGAGGTTTTGGCCCGACACGCCCCTAAACTCGCCCTGGACGTGGTGCTGGCCGACGAGGCCGCCGTGCCCGACCGCGAGTCCCTCTCCGATGCCGCGAAGCGGTTCGGTGCCGCGGTCGAGCTGGCGCCGGTGGCCAGGCAGGACGGCTCTCCGAAGCACGATCCGGAGCTGCTGGCCGCCGCGTACGACCGTATTTTTCGGATGCATGGAAGGATCGGCCCATGGCGATGA
- the uvrC gene encoding excinuclease ABC subunit UvrC, producing the protein MADPSSYRPKPGQIPDSPGVYKFRDEHRRVIYVGKAKSLRQRLASYFQDLAGLHPRTATMVTTAASVEWTVVSTEVEALQLEYSWIKEFDPRFNVKYRDDKSYPSLAVTLNEEYPRVQVMRGPKKKGVRYFGPYGHAWAIRETVDLMLRVFPVRTCSAGVFKRSAQIGRPCLLGYIGKCSAPCVGRVTPEEHRELAEDFCDFMAGRTGTYLTRLEQQMHEAAENMEYEKAARLRDDMGALRRAMEKNAVVLADATDADLVAVAEDELEAAVQIFHVRGGRVRGQRGWVTDKVEAVDTAGLVEHALQQLYGEEQGEAVPKEVLVPALPEDTPALGQWLAERRGSHVSLRIPQRGDKKALMETVHRNAVQSLALHKTKRASDLTTRSRALEEIAGALELDSAPLRIECFDISHLQGDDVVASMVVFEDGLARKSEYRRFQIKTFEGQDDVRSMHEVISRRFRRYLQEKLKTGEWEPEEAGEAPEDDGRPKRFAYPPQLIVVDGGRPQVAAAKRALEELGIDDVAVCGLAKRLEEVWLPGEDDPVVLPRTSEGLYLLQRVRDEAHRFAIQYQRSKRGKRLKAGPLDEVPGLGESRRQALVKHFGSVKKLRQATIDQICEVPGIGRKTAETVAAALAGAVPAGPAVNTATGEIIEDETPAPAGASSERGTAP; encoded by the coding sequence ATGGCCGACCCTTCCAGCTACCGCCCCAAGCCCGGACAGATCCCGGACTCCCCGGGGGTGTACAAGTTCCGCGACGAGCACCGCCGGGTGATCTACGTGGGGAAGGCCAAGAGCCTGCGCCAGCGGCTGGCCAGCTACTTCCAGGACCTCGCCGGACTGCACCCGCGCACGGCCACCATGGTCACCACGGCCGCCTCCGTCGAGTGGACCGTCGTCTCCACCGAGGTCGAGGCGCTCCAGCTGGAGTACTCCTGGATCAAGGAGTTCGACCCCCGCTTCAACGTCAAGTACCGCGACGACAAGAGCTACCCCTCCCTCGCGGTCACCCTGAACGAGGAGTACCCCCGCGTCCAGGTCATGCGCGGCCCCAAGAAGAAGGGCGTGCGCTACTTCGGCCCGTACGGGCACGCCTGGGCCATCCGCGAGACCGTCGACCTGATGCTGCGGGTCTTCCCCGTCCGCACCTGCTCCGCCGGGGTGTTCAAGCGCTCCGCGCAGATCGGCCGCCCCTGCCTCCTCGGCTACATCGGCAAGTGCTCCGCGCCCTGCGTCGGCCGGGTCACCCCGGAGGAGCACCGCGAACTCGCCGAGGACTTCTGCGACTTCATGGCCGGCCGCACCGGCACCTACCTCACCCGCCTCGAACAGCAGATGCACGAGGCCGCCGAGAACATGGAGTACGAGAAGGCCGCCCGGCTGCGCGACGACATGGGGGCGCTGCGCCGGGCCATGGAGAAGAACGCCGTCGTCCTCGCCGACGCCACCGACGCCGACCTCGTCGCGGTCGCCGAGGACGAGCTCGAAGCCGCGGTGCAGATCTTCCACGTCCGCGGCGGCCGGGTGCGCGGCCAGCGCGGCTGGGTCACCGACAAGGTCGAGGCCGTCGACACCGCCGGCCTGGTCGAGCACGCCCTCCAGCAGCTCTACGGGGAGGAGCAGGGCGAGGCCGTGCCCAAGGAGGTGCTGGTCCCGGCGCTCCCCGAGGACACCCCCGCCCTGGGCCAGTGGCTCGCCGAGCGGCGCGGGTCGCACGTCAGCCTGCGGATCCCGCAGCGCGGCGACAAGAAGGCCCTGATGGAGACCGTCCACCGCAACGCGGTGCAGTCCCTCGCCCTGCACAAGACCAAGCGCGCCAGCGACCTCACCACCCGCTCCCGCGCCCTGGAGGAGATCGCCGGGGCGCTGGAGCTGGACAGCGCACCGCTGCGCATCGAGTGCTTCGACATCTCGCACCTCCAGGGCGACGACGTGGTGGCGTCCATGGTCGTCTTCGAGGACGGGCTGGCCCGCAAGAGCGAGTACCGCCGCTTCCAGATCAAGACCTTCGAGGGGCAGGACGACGTCCGCTCCATGCACGAGGTCATCTCCCGCCGCTTCCGCCGCTACCTCCAGGAGAAGCTGAAGACGGGCGAATGGGAGCCGGAGGAGGCCGGAGAGGCCCCCGAGGACGACGGGCGCCCCAAGCGCTTCGCCTACCCGCCGCAGCTCATCGTGGTCGACGGCGGCCGGCCGCAGGTCGCCGCAGCCAAGCGGGCCCTGGAGGAGCTCGGGATCGACGACGTCGCCGTCTGCGGCCTGGCCAAGCGGCTGGAGGAGGTCTGGCTGCCCGGCGAGGACGACCCCGTCGTCCTGCCCCGCACCAGCGAGGGCCTCTACCTGCTCCAGCGGGTGCGCGACGAGGCCCACCGGTTCGCCATCCAGTACCAGCGCAGCAAGCGCGGCAAGCGCCTGAAGGCCGGACCGCTGGACGAGGTGCCCGGCCTCGGCGAGAGCCGCAGGCAGGCCCTGGTCAAACACTTCGGTTCGGTGAAAAAGCTGAGACAGGCGACAATCGACCAGATCTGCGAGGTCCCGGGCATAGGCCGCAAGACGGCCGAGACGGTGGCCGCGGCCCTCGCCGGGGCGGTTCCCGCCGGTCCCGCGGTCAACACGGCCACAGGAGAGATCATTGAGGACGAGACCCCCGCACCCGCGGGAGCATCGTCCGAACGGGGGACCGCGCCATGA